One window from the genome of Penaeus monodon isolate SGIC_2016 chromosome 4, NSTDA_Pmon_1, whole genome shotgun sequence encodes:
- the LOC119599382 gene encoding cuticle protein AM/CP1114-like, giving the protein MRAVAILWVVSVVVAEKLPLETRPFEILRSDQHHPNSEGAHSFDFETENGISFHMSGSQGPTGGANSIGDWSYPLGDGSTAEFKFVADENGYQPESSLLPVAPAFPHPIPDFVLRQIEFAEQQRAAEARQGSYEN; this is encoded by the exons ATGAGGGCT GTAGCGATCCTTTGGGTGGTGTCCGTCGTCGTGGCCGAGAAGCTGCCCCTGGAGACCCGTCCCTTTGAAATCCTCCGCAGCGACCAGCACCACCCCAACTCCGAGGGCGCCCACAGCTTCGACTTCGAGACGGAAAACGGCATTTCCTTCCACATGTCGGGCTCCCAAGGGCCGACCGGAGGCGCCAACAGCATCGGCGACTGGAG cTATCCTTTGGGAGACGGATCCACAGCGGAATTTAAGTTCGTGGCCGACGAGAACGGCTACCAGCCCGAGTCCTCGCTGCTGCCCgtggcccccgccttcccccaccccatcccagaCTTCGTCCTCCGGCAGATCGAGTTCGCCGAGCAGCAGAGGGCGGCCGAAGCACGCCAAGGAAGCTACGAGAATTAA